The region ACATTGAAGGCCGGGAAGAGGATCGCTTGCAGTTGGTAGTAGTCGCGTTGCTTGAAAGGCTCGAACTTGTGGTCGTGGCAACGGGCGCATTGCGTGGTGACGCCGAAGAGGGCCGAGCCCATGATTTGGACGGAGCCTTCGAGGACGGCGTATTTATCGGCGCGGCGTTCGTCGTCGTTGCCGTCGCTGCTGTCGGTGCCGTCGGGGCTGTTGCGGAGGAAGTGCGTGGCGGCGAGCAGCGGCAACATTTCCGGTGTGACGTCAGCGCCAGGTTTGTAGCTGGCGAGGGTGTCGCCGGCGAGCTGTGCATGGAGGAAGGCGTCGAACGGCTGGTCGCTGTTGACGGAGTTGATGACCCAATCGCGATAGCGGAAGGCGTGCGGGCGATCGGTGTCGGCGTTGAAGTAGCCGTTGGAGTCGGCGTAGCCAGCGGCGTCGAGCCAGTATTTTCCCCAACGCTCACCGTAGTGAGGCGAGGCGAGATAGCGGTCGACCATGTTTTCGTAGGCGTGATCGTTTGTGTCGTTGACGAAGGCCGCGATCTCAGCGGGCGAGGGAGGTAGACCGGTGAGGTCGAAAGCGACACGGCGAATGAGCGTGGTGCGGTCGGCTGCGGGGGCGAGCGACAATCCTCGCGACTCCAGCGTGGACTGAATGAAGCGATCGATGTCGTTAATGAGGCGCGAGGCGTCGCGCGGCTCGGGCGGCGCCGAGGGGTTTAGCGGTTGGTAGGCCCAGTGTTCGTCGCCGTTTGGTTTCGGTGAAACCTCAGTAGGTAAGCCTGGTGCGCCGGCTGCGAGCCACTGTTTCAGGATCTGCTTGGCGTCGTCGGGGAGCGGTTCCTCGGGCGGCATTTCGTTGGATTCGACGCGCTGCCAGAGGAGGCTGGATGTTGCTTCCGCGGTGTTGACCGCCGGTCCGTTCTCGCCGCCGCGGGCGATGGCCGTGGGGAGGCTGAGGTTCAGCTCTCCTGCTTGCTTGGCCGGGCCATGACAGCGTACGCAATGGAGTTTGAGGAGAGGGAGGACGTCATCGCGAAAGTCCGGTCCCTCGGCGGCCGCGCCGCTTGCTTGGAGCAGGGCGACGGCCAACATGATGTGAAGCAGCAATCGCTTCATGGGCGGCGGATCCGGGAGGGAATCTGGCGGGACGTGCAGTATAACACACTGATTGAGGCCGACCCACCGTTTCATTGCTACTCCTCCGCCAGCCGCCGCAGGTAGTTTCCGTACTCAT is a window of Planctomycetia bacterium DNA encoding:
- a CDS encoding DUF1549 domain-containing protein codes for the protein MKRLLLHIMLAVALLQASGAAAEGPDFRDDVLPLLKLHCVRCHGPAKQAGELNLSLPTAIARGGENGPAVNTAEATSSLLWQRVESNEMPPEEPLPDDAKQILKQWLAAGAPGLPTEVSPKPNGDEHWAYQPLNPSAPPEPRDASRLINDIDRFIQSTLESRGLSLAPAADRTTLIRRVAFDLTGLPPSPAEIAAFVNDTNDHAYENMVDRYLASPHYGERWGKYWLDAAGYADSNGYFNADTDRPHAFRYRDWVINSVNSDQPFDAFLHAQLAGDTLASYKPGADVTPEMLPLLAATHFLRNSPDGTDSSDGNDDERRADKYAVLEGSVQIMGSALFGVTTQCARCHDHKFEPFKQRDYYQLQAILFPAFNV